A genome region from Chlorobaculum tepidum TLS includes the following:
- the pyrF gene encoding orotidine-5'-phosphate decarboxylase, whose translation MSSARDKANRRIASLQSMLCVGLDSDPSKIPTLFHSMERPVLEFNRAIIRATGEHAAAYKVNTAFYESRGLAGMRDLDDTLQALPPECLSIADAKRADIGNTSRHYAKAFFETWPFDAITVAPYMGFDSLEPFFEYDDKLVFVLCLTSNPGSADFEERILDDGRPLYRAVLDRVRSWQRNGNAGIVVGATKASLLQELRQEAPELFFLIPGVGAQGGSMQEAVNQGADPDRGGAVVNVSRALIFPKGDFRSISEFEEAVRREAAKLHDDIKEVL comes from the coding sequence ATGAGTTCAGCAAGAGATAAGGCGAACCGCCGGATAGCTTCGCTCCAGTCGATGCTTTGTGTCGGGCTCGACAGTGATCCTTCGAAGATCCCCACGCTCTTCCATTCGATGGAGCGCCCGGTGCTTGAGTTCAACCGGGCGATTATCCGCGCGACTGGCGAGCACGCGGCAGCCTATAAAGTCAATACAGCATTCTACGAATCGCGGGGGCTTGCCGGAATGCGCGATCTTGACGATACACTCCAAGCGCTTCCGCCGGAGTGTCTGAGCATCGCGGACGCCAAGCGGGCCGACATCGGAAACACCAGCCGGCACTACGCAAAGGCATTTTTCGAGACATGGCCGTTCGATGCCATCACGGTGGCGCCTTACATGGGGTTCGATTCGCTCGAACCGTTTTTCGAGTATGACGACAAACTTGTCTTTGTCTTGTGCCTCACCTCGAATCCTGGCTCTGCTGATTTCGAAGAGCGCATTCTCGACGATGGCCGTCCGCTCTACCGCGCCGTGCTCGACAGGGTTCGGAGCTGGCAGCGCAACGGAAATGCCGGAATCGTCGTCGGCGCAACCAAGGCCAGCTTGCTGCAAGAGCTTCGGCAGGAAGCGCCGGAGCTGTTTTTCCTGATTCCCGGTGTCGGTGCGCAGGGCGGGTCGATGCAGGAAGCTGTCAATCAGGGTGCCGATCCGGATCGCGGTGGCGCGGTGGTCAACGTGAGCCGGGCGCTCATTTTTCCGAAGGGCGACTTCCGGAGTATCTCGGAGTTCGAGGAGGCGGTGCGTCGCGAGGCGGCAAAGTTGCATGATGATATAAAAGAGGTACTGTAA
- the glmS gene encoding glutamine--fructose-6-phosphate transaminase (isomerizing), which translates to MCGIIGYIGRREAAPLLLNGLKRLEYRGYDSAGMAVLNGSMKMLKKKGSVSNLEELLNVSGTVMLGATVGIAHTRWATHGDPSDRNAHPHMNVSGDIALIHNGIIENYSALKQELMGEGYVFESDTDSEVLVHLIDRIWKNDSALGLEGAVRQALRHVEGAYGICVVSSREPDKIVVARKGSPLVIGLGDGEFFIASDAAPIVEHTNKVVYLSDGEMAVVTRDSYTVKTIENVEQQKRVTELDFSLEKIEKGGFEHFMLKEIFEQPEVMRDVMRGRVRVEEGRVHLGGIHDYLDRLKQAKRIMICACGTSWHAGLIGEYLIEEFARIPVEVDYASEFRYRNPIVSSDDVVIVISQSGETADTLAALRLAKEKGAMVMGICNVVGSTIPRETLCGMYTHAGPEVGVASTKAFTAQVIVLFMLAMALSKGRTISQEEIKLNLRELAEVPDKVAWILEQNDAIKEIAVKLKDARNALYLGRGYNFPVALEGALKLKEISYIHAEGYPAAEMKHGPIALIDEDMPVIVIATRDNTYAKILSNIEEVRSRKGRVIAIASEGDREIERLTEDVIYIPQASAAVLPLLTVIPLQLLSYHVATLRGCNVDRPRNLAKSVTVE; encoded by the coding sequence ATGTGCGGAATCATTGGTTATATCGGCAGGCGCGAAGCTGCGCCTCTCTTGCTGAACGGTTTGAAACGGCTGGAGTATCGCGGTTATGACTCGGCAGGCATGGCCGTCCTGAACGGCTCGATGAAGATGCTCAAAAAGAAGGGGAGCGTCAGCAATCTTGAAGAGCTTCTGAATGTGTCGGGCACCGTCATGCTCGGCGCGACGGTCGGCATCGCCCACACCCGCTGGGCGACCCATGGCGATCCGAGCGACCGGAATGCTCATCCTCACATGAATGTTTCCGGCGATATCGCCCTGATCCACAACGGCATCATCGAAAACTATTCTGCCCTCAAGCAGGAGTTGATGGGCGAGGGCTATGTCTTTGAAAGTGATACCGATTCAGAGGTGCTCGTTCACCTGATTGACCGCATCTGGAAAAACGATTCGGCGCTCGGTCTTGAAGGTGCGGTGCGTCAGGCGCTCCGGCATGTCGAGGGCGCATATGGTATCTGCGTCGTCTCCTCGCGCGAGCCGGACAAGATCGTGGTGGCTCGCAAGGGCAGCCCTTTGGTGATCGGTCTCGGTGATGGCGAGTTCTTCATCGCTTCCGATGCGGCACCCATCGTCGAGCACACCAACAAGGTGGTTTATCTGTCGGACGGAGAGATGGCGGTTGTGACGCGCGACAGCTACACGGTCAAGACGATTGAAAATGTCGAGCAGCAAAAAAGGGTGACGGAGCTCGACTTCAGCCTTGAAAAGATCGAGAAGGGCGGGTTCGAGCACTTCATGCTCAAGGAGATTTTCGAGCAGCCCGAGGTGATGCGCGATGTCATGCGTGGCCGGGTGCGTGTCGAGGAGGGACGGGTGCATCTTGGTGGCATCCACGACTATCTCGACCGGCTGAAGCAGGCCAAGCGGATCATGATCTGCGCCTGTGGCACGAGCTGGCACGCCGGTCTGATCGGTGAGTATCTGATCGAGGAGTTTGCCCGGATTCCGGTAGAGGTCGATTACGCCTCGGAGTTCAGGTACCGCAACCCGATTGTCTCTTCCGACGATGTGGTGATCGTGATCTCCCAGTCGGGCGAAACCGCCGACACGCTGGCCGCACTCAGGCTGGCCAAGGAGAAGGGGGCCATGGTGATGGGAATCTGCAATGTGGTCGGTTCGACGATTCCGCGCGAGACGCTGTGCGGCATGTACACCCACGCTGGGCCTGAGGTGGGCGTGGCCTCGACCAAGGCGTTTACGGCGCAGGTGATAGTGCTCTTCATGCTCGCTATGGCGTTGAGCAAAGGGCGCACCATTTCGCAGGAGGAGATCAAGCTCAATCTGAGGGAGCTGGCTGAAGTGCCGGACAAGGTTGCATGGATTCTGGAGCAGAACGACGCGATCAAGGAGATTGCCGTCAAGCTCAAGGATGCACGCAACGCGCTTTATCTTGGCCGGGGATATAACTTCCCCGTTGCGCTCGAAGGCGCGCTGAAACTCAAGGAGATTTCCTACATCCATGCCGAGGGCTATCCAGCCGCCGAGATGAAGCACGGTCCGATCGCCCTGATTGACGAGGATATGCCGGTAATCGTTATTGCCACCCGTGACAATACCTATGCCAAGATTCTGAGCAACATCGAGGAGGTTCGTAGCCGCAAAGGAAGGGTGATCGCCATCGCCAGTGAAGGTGACCGGGAGATCGAGCGGCTGACGGAAGATGTGATCTACATCCCGCAGGCTTCCGCCGCAGTACTGCCGCTGCTGACGGTTATTCCGCTGCAACTGCTCTCTTATCACGTAGCAACGCTGCGCGGCTGTAACGTCGATCGTCCTCGCAACCTCGCCAAGTCGGTGACGGTGGAGTAG
- a CDS encoding TIGR01777 family oxidoreductase, producing MEGHIVITGATGVIGSEVARRLIKSGREVVVFARSPQSAAAKVPGAADYVRWDSDMAPDGWSSSIDGAYAVIHLAGRPLLETRWTEEHKVACYDSRIKGTRALVAAMASASVKPKVFVSSSAIGYYGSFDRCEETDPLTEKAAPGKDFLAKICFDWEKEARPAETLGTRVVLLRTGIVLSTKGGMLQKMMIPFSYFVGGPVGSGDQCLSWIHLDDEVSIILQALDNADWSGPVNAVAPEPVSMKAFADSLGLVMHRPSLFPVPKLAVQILLGEGADYAVKGQKVSPEFLKERDFHFAWPSLNEALADLVSRGI from the coding sequence ATGGAAGGCCATATCGTTATCACGGGCGCTACCGGAGTGATTGGCAGCGAAGTTGCTCGCAGGCTTATCAAATCTGGCAGGGAGGTCGTTGTTTTTGCCCGATCTCCACAATCGGCAGCGGCAAAAGTCCCTGGTGCGGCGGATTATGTGCGCTGGGACTCGGATATGGCTCCGGATGGATGGAGCTCATCGATCGATGGCGCGTATGCGGTTATTCATCTTGCCGGTCGGCCGCTACTTGAAACCCGCTGGACCGAGGAGCACAAAGTGGCCTGCTACGACTCCCGCATCAAGGGCACCAGGGCGCTGGTGGCTGCGATGGCGTCAGCATCAGTCAAACCCAAAGTGTTCGTTTCTTCTTCGGCTATCGGCTACTATGGTTCGTTTGATCGGTGCGAAGAGACCGACCCATTGACGGAGAAGGCCGCGCCGGGCAAGGATTTTCTCGCTAAAATCTGTTTCGACTGGGAAAAGGAGGCTCGTCCGGCGGAAACGCTTGGCACGAGAGTTGTTCTCCTCAGAACCGGTATTGTGCTTTCCACCAAAGGGGGGATGTTGCAGAAGATGATGATCCCCTTCAGTTACTTTGTCGGCGGGCCGGTTGGCTCCGGCGATCAGTGCCTGTCATGGATTCATCTCGATGACGAGGTGTCGATCATTCTTCAAGCGCTCGATAATGCTGACTGGAGCGGCCCTGTTAATGCGGTTGCTCCTGAACCTGTCAGCATGAAAGCTTTTGCAGATTCGCTTGGTTTGGTGATGCATCGGCCATCCCTGTTTCCGGTGCCGAAGTTGGCGGTTCAGATACTTCTGGGAGAGGGTGCCGACTATGCCGTCAAGGGGCAGAAGGTTTCGCCGGAGTTTCTCAAAGAGCGCGACTTTCATTTCGCCTGGCCGTCGCTGAATGAAGCGCTTGCCGATCTTGTTTCAAGAGGGATTTGA
- a CDS encoding RNA recognition motif domain-containing protein translates to MNIYIGNLPYSVTDEDLRDKFSEFGQVHSANIITDKFSGRSKGFGFVDMPNESEAREAIDAMNDKDFKGRTIKVNEARPREQRPPRREQY, encoded by the coding sequence ATGAACATTTACATTGGCAATCTGCCATACAGCGTTACCGATGAAGACCTGCGCGACAAATTCTCCGAGTTCGGGCAGGTGCATAGCGCCAACATCATCACTGACAAATTTTCTGGTCGCTCCAAAGGCTTCGGGTTCGTTGACATGCCGAACGAAAGTGAAGCTCGCGAAGCGATCGATGCCATGAACGACAAGGACTTTAAAGGCCGCACCATAAAAGTGAACGAGGCAAGGCCTCGCGAGCAGCGTCCTCCCAGAAGAGAGCAATACTGA
- a CDS encoding ammonium transporter — translation MAKKISAAVMLFFAVMMAHGTVWAGEPVSIDTGTTSWMLTSTALVLLMVPGLAMFYGGLVRTKNVIGTMMHSFGAMVIIGVLWPLVGYSLSFGHGILGGLVGWDPKYFMLQGIDDTIMASHIPEYVFAMFQGKFAIITPALIAGAFAERVNFKGYLLFIALWSIFVYSPICHWVWAGDGFLFNLGAMGAIDFAGGTVVHISSGVTGLVAALFLGSRRGYPSNVTSPNNLVMTLVGAGLLWVGWFGFNAGSAIASDLATARALTVTQVAAASGAFTWLIIELVHHNKATSLGVASGILAGLVAITPAAGVVQPSGAFALGAIAAIVCYLGLMLKSKLGYDDSLDAFGVHGVGGIVGALCLIFFIRPSWMADAAVKAGGSWTVWQQLGVQATAVGITVVYAAVVSLVILFIVEKTIGLRAKENDEMSGLDHSMHSEQGYGLINPN, via the coding sequence ATGGCGAAAAAAATCAGTGCGGCGGTGATGCTGTTTTTTGCAGTGATGATGGCGCATGGCACCGTTTGGGCAGGCGAGCCGGTGAGCATCGATACCGGCACGACATCCTGGATGCTGACCTCCACGGCGCTCGTGTTGCTCATGGTGCCAGGGTTGGCGATGTTCTATGGCGGCCTGGTCAGGACGAAGAATGTTATCGGCACGATGATGCACAGCTTTGGCGCTATGGTCATCATTGGCGTCTTGTGGCCACTGGTCGGATACTCGCTCAGCTTTGGCCACGGTATTCTCGGCGGCCTGGTTGGATGGGATCCGAAATATTTCATGTTGCAGGGGATTGATGATACCATCATGGCGAGTCATATCCCTGAATATGTCTTTGCCATGTTCCAGGGCAAATTCGCCATCATCACTCCTGCGCTGATTGCTGGTGCTTTTGCCGAGCGGGTCAATTTCAAGGGGTATCTGTTGTTTATTGCCTTGTGGAGCATTTTCGTGTACAGCCCGATCTGCCACTGGGTCTGGGCTGGCGACGGTTTTCTGTTCAATCTCGGCGCGATGGGCGCTATCGATTTTGCTGGTGGCACGGTCGTGCACATCTCTTCCGGCGTGACCGGCCTTGTCGCGGCGCTCTTCCTTGGCTCGCGTCGCGGATATCCGAGCAACGTCACCTCGCCGAACAACCTGGTCATGACCCTCGTGGGTGCGGGCCTGCTCTGGGTGGGATGGTTCGGTTTCAATGCTGGCAGCGCCATCGCCAGCGATCTTGCCACGGCTCGCGCACTGACCGTGACCCAGGTTGCCGCGGCGTCGGGCGCATTCACCTGGCTCATCATCGAACTGGTGCATCACAATAAGGCAACCAGCCTTGGCGTGGCATCGGGTATTCTGGCTGGTCTGGTGGCGATCACCCCTGCCGCGGGCGTCGTGCAGCCATCGGGCGCGTTCGCGCTTGGCGCTATTGCCGCCATTGTCTGCTACCTCGGCCTCATGCTGAAGAGCAAGCTCGGCTACGATGACAGCCTCGATGCTTTCGGCGTGCACGGTGTTGGCGGTATTGTCGGCGCTCTCTGCCTGATTTTCTTCATTCGCCCGTCGTGGATGGCCGACGCCGCTGTCAAGGCTGGCGGAAGCTGGACGGTCTGGCAGCAGCTTGGCGTTCAGGCTACGGCTGTCGGGATTACGGTCGTCTATGCGGCAGTTGTTTCACTGGTGATCCTGTTCATCGTCGAGAAAACCATCGGCCTGCGTGCCAAAGAGAATGATGAAATGTCCGGTCTCGATCACAGTATGCACAGTGAACAGGGATATGGCCTTATCAATCCTAACTAA
- a CDS encoding P-II family nitrogen regulator, giving the protein MKLITAIIQPDRLDHVREALIQADITRITVSRVSGHGRQEDIEYYRGQKIAPNLLPKVRLDIAVNDQFVNVTVDTIVAAARHESGEIGDGKIFITPLEECVRIRTNERGGSAI; this is encoded by the coding sequence ATGAAACTGATAACCGCCATCATACAGCCCGACAGGCTCGACCATGTTCGCGAAGCGCTGATTCAGGCTGATATTACAAGGATTACCGTCAGCCGGGTCTCTGGTCACGGACGCCAGGAGGATATCGAATACTACCGCGGCCAGAAAATCGCGCCGAACCTGCTCCCGAAAGTTCGTCTCGATATCGCCGTTAATGACCAGTTTGTCAATGTTACCGTTGATACCATCGTTGCAGCCGCAAGGCACGAAAGTGGTGAGATCGGCGATGGCAAGATATTTATCACTCCTTTGGAGGAGTGCGTGAGGATCAGAACCAACGAACGAGGAGGTAGCGCTATCTGA
- a CDS encoding tetratricopeptide repeat protein produces MKRFTTFIVLAAAATVLLGGPCAAQSSESYFNEALSMHRAGNLNEAIRLYSKAIDNDNRYVMAYQMRAAIWQKLHQFQRAITDYTMVIELGDPLFQAAGYYNRGVVKNMNGHYAEAISDFTQAINLDQKMAAAYFHRAIARIKTGDSTGAFDDFRQAARRGDPDAERWLDATTPGWKQMK; encoded by the coding sequence ATGAAGCGCTTTACGACATTTATCGTACTTGCTGCTGCAGCCACCGTCCTGCTTGGAGGCCCGTGTGCGGCACAATCATCCGAAAGCTATTTCAACGAAGCGCTTTCAATGCACCGTGCAGGCAATCTCAATGAGGCGATCCGCTTATACTCCAAGGCTATAGATAATGACAACCGATACGTCATGGCCTACCAGATGCGGGCCGCAATATGGCAAAAGCTGCACCAGTTCCAGAGAGCAATCACCGACTACACCATGGTTATCGAACTCGGTGACCCCTTGTTCCAGGCAGCAGGTTACTACAATCGCGGCGTAGTCAAAAACATGAACGGTCATTACGCCGAGGCCATTTCTGACTTCACCCAGGCAATAAATCTTGACCAGAAAATGGCGGCAGCCTATTTTCATCGCGCCATCGCCCGAATCAAAACCGGTGACAGCACCGGCGCTTTCGATGATTTCAGGCAGGCCGCCCGGCGTGGCGATCCGGATGCCGAGCGCTGGCTCGACGCCACCACGCCCGGCTGGAAACAGATGAAATAA
- a CDS encoding segregation and condensation protein A, translated as MFRISLEEFEGPLDLLLFFIKRDELDIYNIPISKITGDFIAYIHAMRRLNLEVAAEFIYMASMLMSIKARMLLPRAEPVDGEADEFDPRTELVQRLLEYKRIKEGASELELMALDRERMFPRGYFEELEPAVIDEMDEPVNRPTLYHLMLAYQSVLDNMPKVRTQNVTDAPVTVEEQSALIMARLGERLQVSFTSLFQEFREAIVIVVTFLAVLELCRNRKISVIVKEGVNDFWISQRDHAE; from the coding sequence ATGTTTCGCATCAGTCTTGAAGAATTCGAAGGCCCCCTCGACCTTCTGCTGTTTTTTATCAAGCGGGACGAGCTTGACATCTACAATATTCCGATTTCCAAAATCACTGGCGATTTTATCGCCTACATCCACGCCATGCGTCGGCTGAATCTGGAGGTTGCCGCCGAATTCATCTACATGGCGTCGATGCTCATGAGCATCAAGGCGCGAATGCTGCTTCCCCGCGCGGAACCCGTGGATGGCGAGGCCGACGAGTTCGACCCCCGAACCGAGCTGGTGCAGCGCCTGCTCGAATACAAGCGGATCAAGGAGGGCGCCTCGGAACTGGAGCTGATGGCGCTCGACCGGGAGCGGATGTTTCCGCGCGGCTACTTCGAGGAGCTGGAGCCTGCGGTGATCGACGAGATGGACGAGCCGGTCAACCGTCCGACCCTCTATCATCTCATGCTGGCATACCAGTCGGTGCTCGACAACATGCCGAAGGTGCGGACGCAGAATGTGACCGATGCGCCGGTGACGGTCGAAGAGCAGAGCGCCCTGATCATGGCGCGCCTCGGCGAGCGGCTGCAGGTCTCCTTCACCTCGCTGTTTCAGGAATTCCGGGAAGCGATCGTGATTGTCGTGACCTTTCTGGCCGTGCTCGAACTGTGCCGTAACCGGAAAATCTCCGTCATCGTCAAGGAGGGCGTCAACGATTTCTGGATTTCACAGAGAGACCATGCCGAATAA
- a CDS encoding DUF1015 domain-containing protein, with product MPEIAPFKGIVYGPDLSGDAANLICPPYDAIPPAMQQELYARSDYNAVRLELPSEADPYAAASSRLREWLVSGVLAQDGEPALYPCFQTFEDEHGVTRTRKGVFVALRLYDFSEGEVLPHERTLSGPKADRLKMFRETGANISSIFGLYADSSRRADEAISEFAERNAPLIDATLQGVRNRLWRVADPALISVAQSVLAEQKVYIADGHHRYETGIAYRNERAASNPGHTGREPYNYIMTYLSNIYDDGLLILPIHRLVHGIESFDPESFIAQLDRWFTVWELPGRSALDEFLETGDSAKVFGIVLPGMVLGISLDPKPSEVLSTPVPEALQSLDVVVLHDLVLGQILGISSEAMARQSNLTYTSKTADVFEAVVSGKAQLGIVLRSVRVEQVIDVSVSGEAMPQKSTWFYPKVMTGMVFHSLETEA from the coding sequence ATGCCTGAAATCGCGCCGTTCAAGGGGATTGTTTACGGCCCCGATCTCTCCGGGGATGCAGCAAACCTGATTTGCCCGCCATACGACGCCATCCCGCCAGCTATGCAGCAGGAGCTGTATGCGCGTTCCGATTACAATGCCGTGCGGCTTGAGCTGCCGTCCGAGGCCGATCCCTACGCTGCTGCGTCGAGTCGCCTGCGCGAGTGGCTGGTTTCCGGCGTTCTCGCGCAGGACGGCGAGCCTGCGCTCTATCCCTGCTTCCAGACCTTTGAGGACGAGCATGGTGTGACCCGCACCCGAAAAGGAGTGTTTGTCGCGCTCAGGCTGTACGATTTCTCCGAGGGTGAGGTGCTGCCGCACGAGCGCACGCTGTCGGGACCGAAGGCCGACCGGCTGAAGATGTTCCGCGAGACAGGGGCGAATATCAGCAGCATTTTTGGCCTGTATGCTGATTCCTCCCGCCGGGCTGATGAAGCGATCAGCGAGTTCGCTGAACGGAACGCACCGTTGATCGACGCCACCCTCCAGGGCGTGCGCAACCGGCTGTGGCGCGTCGCCGATCCCGCGCTGATTTCCGTTGCGCAGTCGGTACTTGCAGAACAGAAAGTCTACATCGCCGATGGGCATCACCGCTACGAAACCGGCATCGCGTACCGGAACGAGCGGGCGGCCTCGAATCCCGGTCATACCGGTCGGGAGCCATATAATTATATCATGACCTACCTGTCGAACATTTACGACGATGGGCTCCTGATTCTGCCGATTCACCGTCTCGTGCACGGTATCGAGTCGTTCGATCCGGAAAGTTTCATCGCCCAGCTCGACCGCTGGTTCACCGTATGGGAGCTGCCCGGCAGAAGCGCTCTCGACGAGTTTCTCGAGACGGGCGATTCGGCAAAGGTTTTTGGCATCGTGCTGCCCGGCATGGTGCTCGGCATTTCGCTTGATCCGAAACCTTCCGAGGTGCTTTCGACGCCGGTGCCGGAAGCGTTGCAGAGCCTCGATGTGGTGGTGCTGCATGATCTGGTGCTCGGTCAGATTCTCGGCATTTCATCCGAGGCGATGGCGCGCCAGAGCAACCTCACCTACACGAGCAAAACGGCCGATGTGTTCGAGGCTGTGGTGTCGGGCAAGGCGCAGCTCGGCATTGTGCTTCGTTCCGTTCGGGTCGAGCAGGTGATCGATGTCTCTGTTTCGGGCGAGGCGATGCCGCAGAAGTCCACCTGGTTCTACCCGAAGGTGATGACCGGCATGGTGTTCCATTCACTGGAGACGGAGGCATGA
- the tsaE gene encoding tRNA (adenosine(37)-N6)-threonylcarbamoyltransferase complex ATPase subunit type 1 TsaE, which yields MRGEFLSRSADETREYARRFASGLKPGDTVCLTGPLGAGKTEFMRGITEAFGCEEQLSSPTFSLMNIYEGLLRGQPFELHHFDLYRLESEKELDSAGFDDYLSGPFLSVVEWGERFASLDRRYTRRVQLFIAGESQRKIVIT from the coding sequence ATGAGGGGAGAGTTTTTGTCGAGGTCGGCGGATGAAACGCGCGAATATGCCCGGAGGTTCGCTTCCGGGCTGAAACCTGGTGATACGGTGTGCCTGACCGGCCCGCTCGGCGCCGGAAAAACCGAGTTCATGCGTGGCATCACCGAGGCGTTTGGCTGCGAGGAACAGCTTTCCAGCCCGACCTTTTCGCTGATGAACATTTATGAAGGATTGTTGCGAGGCCAGCCTTTCGAGCTGCACCACTTTGATCTGTACCGGCTCGAATCGGAAAAGGAGCTTGATTCCGCCGGGTTCGACGACTATCTTTCCGGGCCTTTTCTGTCGGTGGTCGAATGGGGCGAACGGTTCGCTTCGCTCGACAGGCGCTACACCAGACGCGTGCAGTTGTTCATCGCCGGGGAGAGTCAGCGGAAAATTGTCATAACCTGA
- the tsaB gene encoding tRNA (adenosine(37)-N6)-threonylcarbamoyltransferase complex dimerization subunit type 1 TsaB translates to MKILAIECTHGFASAAASNGERMVERRLAEWQKTAESLVPLVMQVMDEAGLTAAELDGVAVSSGPGSFTALRIGLSVAKGIAFGADLPLVPVPTLLAMADAAAKHTATKYIVPVIPSRAGEYFYSMFALKDGALSEIESSRCLVSELPERIAVLTGSLVMVSRPVDLLAEQAPSLAPYLFDASFFSAATLLSHACKSLAEGAAGTATGTLPDYRQAFVPAQRQG, encoded by the coding sequence ATGAAGATTCTTGCCATTGAGTGTACTCACGGTTTCGCCAGCGCGGCGGCCAGCAACGGCGAGCGTATGGTCGAGCGCCGTCTTGCGGAGTGGCAGAAAACCGCCGAATCGCTGGTGCCGCTCGTCATGCAGGTTATGGACGAGGCGGGCTTGACGGCGGCTGAACTCGATGGCGTTGCAGTTTCATCCGGCCCCGGCTCCTTCACCGCGCTGCGCATCGGCCTCTCCGTGGCCAAGGGCATCGCCTTCGGTGCAGATTTGCCACTGGTGCCGGTGCCGACTTTGCTCGCCATGGCGGATGCCGCCGCGAAACACACCGCGACAAAGTATATTGTGCCAGTGATTCCGTCGAGGGCGGGCGAGTATTTCTATTCAATGTTCGCGCTGAAGGACGGGGCGCTTTCAGAGATCGAAAGTTCGCGTTGCCTCGTTTCCGAACTGCCCGAGCGGATTGCCGTCTTGACCGGCAGCCTCGTCATGGTCAGCCGCCCGGTTGACCTCCTTGCTGAACAGGCCCCTTCGCTCGCGCCATATCTTTTCGACGCATCCTTTTTCAGCGCGGCAACCCTTCTCTCCCATGCTTGTAAATCGCTTGCGGAAGGTGCCGCGGGAACGGCCACCGGAACGCTTCCCGATTACCGGCAGGCGTTTGTTCCTGCGCAGCGGCAGGGCTAA
- the rsfS gene encoding ribosome silencing factor, with translation MSRSEHVASSGVEAREVAMSELLARRVAELSLEKKGEDVKILDVRGLTSVTDFFVIITADSERKAKAVTDYIVDEIKEEGERPMHIEGLDTLRWVLIDYVDVVVHIFQPDDRKFYDLESLWSDAPVTVVTAPEPSDEQEELQEG, from the coding sequence ATGTCCCGTTCGGAACATGTGGCCTCTTCCGGCGTTGAAGCTCGTGAAGTGGCGATGAGTGAGTTGCTTGCCAGAAGAGTTGCGGAGTTGTCGCTTGAAAAGAAGGGTGAAGATGTCAAGATTCTGGATGTCCGCGGCCTGACGAGCGTGACCGATTTTTTTGTGATTATTACCGCCGACTCGGAGCGTAAAGCCAAGGCGGTAACCGATTATATTGTTGATGAGATCAAGGAAGAGGGTGAACGTCCGATGCACATCGAAGGTCTCGATACCCTGCGCTGGGTGCTGATCGACTATGTCGATGTGGTCGTGCACATCTTTCAGCCCGACGATCGCAAATTCTATGATCTCGAATCGCTCTGGTCCGATGCTCCGGTCACGGTCGTCACTGCTCCGGAGCCATCAGACGAGCAGGAGGAGCTGCAGGAAGGTTGA